DNA sequence from the Actinomycetes bacterium genome:
GTCCGGCTCGGCAAGATCAAAAGATGTCTTCGGCCTATCCATCTAACCCGGAGTGGGCTGGCCGGATGGACGAGCCCGTGGGAGGCCGTGACTACCCGCGGTCCACGGGCGAGTTGCTTGCCTGGTTCAGCAGGGATTCGGACTGTCTGGACTACCTGGAGTGGCTGCGCTGGC
Encoded proteins:
- a CDS encoding IS1595 family transposase, translated to MDEPVGGRDYPRSTGELLAWFSRDSDCLDYLEWLRW